In one window of Temnothorax longispinosus isolate EJ_2023e chromosome 9, Tlon_JGU_v1, whole genome shotgun sequence DNA:
- the Rb gene encoding AP-3 complex subunit beta-1 has protein sequence MLTAAANMSNNGGSYSVERPPTPDGSVDLLETMELPSFLSGLFNSDYKKHDDLKEMLDSNKDGLKLEAMKRIIGMVAKGKDASDMFPAVVKNVVSKNIEVKKLVYVYLVRYAEDQQDLALLSISTFQRALKDPNQLIRASALRVLSSIRVSMIVPIVMLAIKDSASDMSPYVRKTAAHAIPKLYSLDHEQKEELINVLEKLLSDKTTLVVGSAVMAFEEVCPERIDLIHKNYRKLCNLLVDVEEWGQVVIVNTLTRYARTQFVNPNTDNLEEDENRPFYDSDSDSSNTKKPKFMLDPDHRLLLRNTKPLLQSRNASVVMAVAQLYHHAAPRSEVMTAAKALIRLLRGHREVQSIVLHSIASISITRKGMFEPFLKSFFVRTSDPTHIKLLKLDILTNLVTETSISVILREFQTYISSSDKEFVGASIQAIGRCASNIKEVTDMCLNGLVSLLSNRDEAIVAESVVVIKKLLQTQPNEHKDIIAHMAKLMDFITVPQARASILWLLGEYSDRVPKIAPDVLRKMAKSFVNEQDIVKLQTLNLAVKLCLNNPSQTKPFCQYVFQLAKYDQNYDIRDRARFLRHFIFEEEGDAKMLPQFAKRVFLAPKPAPTLTSRFKDSEYQLGTLSHYLDMPCVGYRPLPPFPDVTQDPSVRDVAPSTAQELKEERHNRKEKEKKKSKEKAKPFYSDEESTPAEESDNQSSDSSSSESSDEDSDSSEYTSDSDKSETGSGKKNETKSDDSESESSSGEESDSRDEEEEEEESETQENEEEKPKIVKQEVKEKPKSNFDLLLDLDDVVPMTPVMTPSLGGFLTPINSTITDNVREVSTSYVPLKKTTLLNSIIGHGLKIEYRFTRSQHLVSSSLVSIELTFSNESNDVVKEIQIGNKNLLKGMFIHDFSPISSLDASATLSSTLGVNFNDSTQPANFNIDFAINDEKYSCPVSIKSPIGEIIRSVTLPESMFNVEKAKLKGMNEHIAKIPYSGNKNALFQKVFETANVARISNEDEVMRFAAHTLASKSLVLVTIKFIDAGQLEVCVNCEKMVIGSILLNEFKSNLK, from the exons ATGTTGACGGCAGCCGCGAACATGTCCAACAATGGTGGCTCCTACAGCGTCGAGAGGCCACCCACTCCAGACGGATCTGTGGATCTCTTGGAGACAATGGAGCTCCCTTCCTTTCTCAGTGGATTATTCAACTCCGATTACAAGAA GCATGACGATCTTAAGGAGATGCTGGACAGTAACAAGGATGGACTCAAGTTGGAAGCCATGAAACGTATAATTGGG ATGGTGGCCAAAGGAAAAGATGCATCGGATATGTTTCCAGctgttgtaaaaaatgtagtGTCTAAGAATATCGAGGTAAAGAAGTTGGTGTACGTTTACCTAGTTCGTTATGCGGAGGATCAGCAAGATCTGGCACTTCTGTCCATATCAACGTTTCAAAGGGCTTTGAAAGATCCCAATCAGTTGATAAGAGCAAGCGCTCTAAGGGTATTATCCAGTATACGGGTTTCCATGATAGTACCCATCGTGATGTTGGCCATCAAAGATTCGGCTAGTGATATGTCGCCGTACGTCCGAAAAACTGCTGCTCACGCCATCCCTAAATTATACTCGCTGGACCACGAGCAAAAGGAAGAATTGATAAACGTACTCGAAAAATTGCTGTCCGACAAAACCACCCTTGTGGTAGGCTCGGCAGTAATGGCTTTCGAAGAAGTGTGTCCAGAGAGGATAGATCTCATCCATAAGAATTACagaaaattgtgtaatttGTTGGTGGATGTTGAAGAATGGGGCCAAGTAGTTATCGTTAACACGCTCACCAGATACGCTAGAACACAATTTGTTAATCCAAATACAGAC aATTTAGAAGAAGACGAAAATCGGCCATTTTACGACTCCGATTCTGATTCTTCCAATACAAAGAAACCAAAGTTTATGTTAGATCCCGATCATCGTTTGCTGTTAAGGAACACGAAACCTTTGTTACAAAGTCGAAACGCATCTGTAGTAATGGCGGTCGCTCAGTTATATCATCATGCAGCCCCCAGAAGCGAAGTTATGACCGCTGCAAAGGCATTAATAAGATTATTGAGAGGCCATAGAGAAGTGCAGAGTATTGTGCTTCATTCTATCGCTAGTATATCAATTACGAGAAAA GGAATGTTTGAGCCTTTCTTGAAATCGTTCTTCGTGCGAACTTCCGATCCTACTCACATAAAACTTCTGAAACTCGACATATTGACAAATTTGGTGACTGAAACTAGCATCAGCGTAATATTGAGGGAATTTCAAACGTACATCTCCAGCAGTGACAAGGAATTTGTCGGTGCCAGCATTCAGGCGATCGGCAGATGTGCAAGTAACATCAAGGAAGTGACCGACATGTGTCTCAACGGGCTGGTATCATTGTTGAGCAATAGAGATG AGGCTATTGTGGCGGAAAGTGTTGTGGTAATAAAAAAGCTCCTGCAAACGCAGCCGAATGAGCACAAAGACATTATCGCTCATATGGCTAAATTAATGGATTTCATAACGGTTCCACAAGCCAGAGCATCTATCCTGTGGCTCCTAGGTGAATACTCCGACAGAGTCCCTAAGATAGCGCCGGACGTGCTCCGAAAAATGGCGAAAAGTTTCGTGAACGAACAGGATATAGTGAAGCTGCAAACTTTGAATTTAGCTGTGAAATTATGTTTGAACAATCCCTCGCAAACAAAGCCGTTTTGTCAATATGTCTTCCAACTTGCCAAATACGATCAGAATTATGACATCAGAGACCGCGCGCGTTTTCTACGGCATTTTATCTTCGAGGAAGAGGGTGACGCGAAGATGCTTCCACAGTTCGCAAAGAGAGTTTTCCTCGCACCGAAACCGGCACCAACTTTAACATCTAGGTTCAAAGACTCTGAGTATCAATTGGGCACTCTATCTCACTACCTAGACATGCCGTGCGTGGGATATCGGCCTTTACCGCCTTTCCCGGATGTTACGCAAGATCCATCCGTACGAGACGTCGCACCGTCTACCGCGCAAGAGCTTAAAGAAGAGCGACATAAtaggaaagaaaaggagaagaagaagagcaAGGAAAAGGCGAAACCGTTCTACAGTGACGAGGAAAGCACTCCCGCTGAAG AATCGGATAATCAGTCATCTGATTCTTCGTCCAGCGAATCTTCAGACGAAGATAGCGATTCTTCAGAGTATACAAGTGACTCAGATAAATCCGAAACGGGCAgtggaaagaaaaatgaaacaaaatccGATGATTCCGAAAGCGAATCGTCGAGCGGTGAAGAGTCAGATTCGagagacgaagaagaagaagaagaagaaagcgaGACTCAAGAgaacgaagaagaaaaaccGAAAATTGTTAAGCAAGAAGTGAAAGAAAAGCCAAAAAGCAACTTTGACCTGCTATTGGATCTGGATGACG ttGTTCCAATGACTCCTGTGATGACGCCTAGTTTGGGTGGTTTTCTTACTCCAATTAATTCAACAATCACAGATAATGTTCGAGAAGTATCGACATCGTATGTTCCATTAAAAAAGACTACTTTGTTAAATAGTATCATAGGGCACggtttaaaaattgaatatagaTTTACAAGATCGCAGCATTTAGTTAGTTCAAGTTTGGTTAGTATCGAATTAACGTTCTCTAATGAAAGCAACGATGTCGTTAAGGAGATTCAAATAGGAAACAAA AATTTGCTAAAGGGTATGTTTATTCACGATTTTTCGCCAATATCGTCGCTCGATGCAAGTGCCACGTTATCTTCGACGCTAGgcgttaattttaatgactCTACTCAACCGGCTAATTTCAACATCGACTTTGCGATTAACGACGAAAAATACTCATGTCCGGTCAGTATCAAATCACCGATCGGAGAGATAATAAGATCTGTGACCTTGCCTGAAAGTATGTTCAACGTGGAGAAAGCTAAATTGAAAGGCATGAACGAGCACATAGCGAAAATACCGTATTCTGGGAACAAAAACGCTCTTTTTCAAAAAGTGTTCGAGACTGCAAACGTCGCAAGAATATCTAACGAGGATGAAGTTATGCG GTTCGCCGCTCATACTTTAGCGTCTAAATCATTGGTATTGGTGACAATAAAATTCATTGATGCTGGGCAATTGGAAGTTTGCGTGAACTGTGAAAAAATGGTTATAGGATCAATTTTATTGAACGAATTTAagagtaatttaaaataa
- the LOC139819075 gene encoding gephyrin-like isoform X2 encodes MVINFEIIMVHEQDATKIDIDYNVENVLVSIPNAQIYDVTEADPVETDIMEKLLCACDENNSDVILIIGNIEPAKRQVVTDAVRNFSDSKQLSENVVLSLSKLETKLNDNLSHKAVCGVRNQSLIIDLTGSNKNQIECLAAAADTMMEVIHLICTDQDENVPLHDVEEAKSAIKRRKKSTSPLVLSPNASTIKRHKESFPMISLQDALLKIREVIMESVEEATCEIVQLSDAYGRILFETVKAAYDLPPFKTSTKHGYAVLAADGKGLRKVLNVENTFPSISLEPGKCVWVKSGSPIPDGATAVVQVKDTKPVKISDDTYVEIMIEPGYEQNIRPIGDDLMKGTVVAIQNARIGPKEIALLAASGRKDVRVTKRISTGVLSIGSNLEEPGEEPLKPGFVYDVNRITLISLLKEKEFYSLDFGIVDNKLTPIQNKIEEALKKVDLLVTTGSTNDRDLLKTVLEKCFKADIHFGNINIKPGKSTIFATCEINDKTKFVLCLSGNPTSAFISAQMFLIPLVNELHYSCAGEQVTLSACMKNQYTLHSRPRAAWTILEWNQDEEYPSAFSRGNAISDKLVSATGANALLLLPAKESAKESSKTFATAILVKLPKQINDDMKNFCNAQLPKQEEKK; translated from the exons ATGGTCATCAACTTTGAGATTATAATGG TACATGAACAGGACGCAacaaaaatagatatagattATAACGTTGAAAATGTGCTAGTATCTATACCTAATGCACAAATATATGACGTGACAGAGGCTGATCCTGTTGAGACTGATATAATG GAAAAGCTACTTTGTGCGTGCGATGAAAATAACAGTGACGTTATTCTCATTATCGGTAACATCGAACCTGCAAAAAGACAAGTTGTAACTGATGCGGTTAGAAATTTTAGCGATAGCAAGCAACTTTCTGAAAACGTAGTACTATCGTTATCAAAGCTAGAAACGAAACTGAACGATAATTTGTCtcataa AGCTGTATGTGGAGTACGAAATCAGTCGCTAATCATTGATTTAACTGGCTCAAACAAAAATCAAATAGAATGCCTCGCTGCAGCTGCAGATACGATGATGGAGGTCATACATTTGATATGTACGGATCAAGATGAAAACGTGCCGCTACATGACGTT GAAGAGGCTAAGAGTGCCATCAAGCGCCGTAAAAAATCCACTTCTCCGCTTGTATTATCTCCT AACGCAAGCACAATCAAACGCCATAAGGAATCATTTCCTATGATTTCTTTGCAAGATGCACTGCTCAAGATTCGTGAAGTAATAATGGAAAGTGTAGAGGAAGCAACTTGTGAAATAGTGCAACTAAGTGATGCTTATGGCAGAATATTGTTCGAAACTGTAAAAGCCGCTTATGACTTGCCACCATTTAAAACTTCCACTAAACACGGATATGCAGTACTGGCAGCTGATGGAAAAGGCTTAAGGAAGGTGCTGAACGTAGAAAATACA TTCCCTTCGATATCGCTTGAACCTGGGAAATGCGTGTGGGTGAAAAGCGGATCGCCTATTCCCGATG GAGCAACAGCGGTTGTACAAGTGAAGGATACAAAGCCAGTAAAAATCAGCGACGACACGTATGTTGAGATAATGATTGAACCAGGATACGAACAAAATATCAG ACCTATTGGGGACGACTTAATGAAGGGAACAGTTGTCGCAATTCAAAACGCGCGTATTGGCCCAAAGGAGATAGCACTTTTGGCAGCTTCCGGTCGCAAAGATGTCCGAGTCACTAAACGTATATCCACAGGTGTGTTGTCTATTGGAAGCAACTTAGAAGAACCTGGAGAAGAACCTTTGAAACCAGGATTTGTCTATGATGTTAACCGAATAACTCTAATTTCGCTACTAAAAGAGAAGGAGTTCTATTCTTTAGATTTCGGAATAGTGGATAATAA attGACGCCTATACAGAATAAAATCGAAGaagctttaaaaaaagtagATTTACTTGTGACGACAGGCTCGACTAATGATAGAGATTTATTGAAAACCGTTTTGGAGAAATGTTTTAAAGCCGATATACATTTCG gaaatataaatataaaaccgGGAAAATCGACAATATTTGCAACGTGCGAGATCAATGACAAGACGAAGTTTGTGTTATGCTTGTCGGGAAATCCGACATCCGCTTTCATTAGCGCGCAAATGTTCCTTATCCCGTTGGTGAACGAGTTACACTACAGTTGTGCTGGGGAACAGGTCACATTATCAGCTTGC ATGAAAAATCAGTATACCTTGCATAGTCGTCCTAGAGCTGCGTGGACGATTTTGGAATGGAACCAAGACGAAGAATACCCCTCGGCTTTCAGCAGGGGAAATGCCATCAGTGATAAACTAGTTAGTGCCACAGGTGCTAACGCACTTTTATTACTGCCGGCAAAAGAGTCCGCAAAGGAGTCGTCTAAAACATTTGCAACAGCCATACTTGTCAAGTTACCCAAACAAATCAATGATGACATGAAAAACTTTTGTAATGCTCAATTACCCAAgcaggaagagaaaaaataa
- the LOC139819075 gene encoding gephyrin-like isoform X3, producing the protein MVINFEIIMVHEQDATKIDIDYNVENVLVSIPNAQIYDVTEADPVETDIMEKLLCACDENNSDVILIIGNIEPAKRQVVTDAVRNFSDSKQLSENVVLSLSKLETKLNDNLSHKAVCGVRNQSLIIDLTGSNKNQIECLAAAADTMMEVIHLICTDQDENVPLHDVVRISDNISIKQEEAKSAIKRRKKSTSPLVLSPNASTIKRHKESFPMISLQDALLKIREVIMESVEEATCEIVQLSDAYGRILFETVKAAYDLPPFKTSTKHGYAVLAADGKGLRKVLNVENTFPSISLEPGKCVWVKSGSPIPDGATAVVQVKDTKPVKISDDTYVEIMIEPGYEQNIRPIGDDLMKGTVVAIQNARIGPKEIALLAASGRKDVRVTKRISTGVLSIGSNLEEPGEEPLKPGFVYDVNRITLISLLKEKEFYSLDFGIVDNKLTPIQNKIEEALKKVDLLVTTGSTNDRDLLKTVLEKCFKADIHFGNINIKPGKSTIFATCEINDKTKFVLCLSGNPTSAFISAQMFLIPLVNELHYSCAGEQVTLSACMKNQYTLHSRPRAAWTILEWNQDEEYPSAFSRGNAISDKLVSATGANALLLLPAKESAKESSKTFATAILVKLPKQINDDMKNFCNAQLPKQEEKK; encoded by the exons ATGGTCATCAACTTTGAGATTATAATGG TACATGAACAGGACGCAacaaaaatagatatagattATAACGTTGAAAATGTGCTAGTATCTATACCTAATGCACAAATATATGACGTGACAGAGGCTGATCCTGTTGAGACTGATATAATG GAAAAGCTACTTTGTGCGTGCGATGAAAATAACAGTGACGTTATTCTCATTATCGGTAACATCGAACCTGCAAAAAGACAAGTTGTAACTGATGCGGTTAGAAATTTTAGCGATAGCAAGCAACTTTCTGAAAACGTAGTACTATCGTTATCAAAGCTAGAAACGAAACTGAACGATAATTTGTCtcataa AGCTGTATGTGGAGTACGAAATCAGTCGCTAATCATTGATTTAACTGGCTCAAACAAAAATCAAATAGAATGCCTCGCTGCAGCTGCAGATACGATGATGGAGGTCATACATTTGATATGTACGGATCAAGATGAAAACGTGCCGCTACATGACGTTGTACGTATTTCggataatatttctataaagcag GAAGAGGCTAAGAGTGCCATCAAGCGCCGTAAAAAATCCACTTCTCCGCTTGTATTATCTCCT AACGCAAGCACAATCAAACGCCATAAGGAATCATTTCCTATGATTTCTTTGCAAGATGCACTGCTCAAGATTCGTGAAGTAATAATGGAAAGTGTAGAGGAAGCAACTTGTGAAATAGTGCAACTAAGTGATGCTTATGGCAGAATATTGTTCGAAACTGTAAAAGCCGCTTATGACTTGCCACCATTTAAAACTTCCACTAAACACGGATATGCAGTACTGGCAGCTGATGGAAAAGGCTTAAGGAAGGTGCTGAACGTAGAAAATACA TTCCCTTCGATATCGCTTGAACCTGGGAAATGCGTGTGGGTGAAAAGCGGATCGCCTATTCCCGATG GAGCAACAGCGGTTGTACAAGTGAAGGATACAAAGCCAGTAAAAATCAGCGACGACACGTATGTTGAGATAATGATTGAACCAGGATACGAACAAAATATCAG ACCTATTGGGGACGACTTAATGAAGGGAACAGTTGTCGCAATTCAAAACGCGCGTATTGGCCCAAAGGAGATAGCACTTTTGGCAGCTTCCGGTCGCAAAGATGTCCGAGTCACTAAACGTATATCCACAGGTGTGTTGTCTATTGGAAGCAACTTAGAAGAACCTGGAGAAGAACCTTTGAAACCAGGATTTGTCTATGATGTTAACCGAATAACTCTAATTTCGCTACTAAAAGAGAAGGAGTTCTATTCTTTAGATTTCGGAATAGTGGATAATAA attGACGCCTATACAGAATAAAATCGAAGaagctttaaaaaaagtagATTTACTTGTGACGACAGGCTCGACTAATGATAGAGATTTATTGAAAACCGTTTTGGAGAAATGTTTTAAAGCCGATATACATTTCG gaaatataaatataaaaccgGGAAAATCGACAATATTTGCAACGTGCGAGATCAATGACAAGACGAAGTTTGTGTTATGCTTGTCGGGAAATCCGACATCCGCTTTCATTAGCGCGCAAATGTTCCTTATCCCGTTGGTGAACGAGTTACACTACAGTTGTGCTGGGGAACAGGTCACATTATCAGCTTGC ATGAAAAATCAGTATACCTTGCATAGTCGTCCTAGAGCTGCGTGGACGATTTTGGAATGGAACCAAGACGAAGAATACCCCTCGGCTTTCAGCAGGGGAAATGCCATCAGTGATAAACTAGTTAGTGCCACAGGTGCTAACGCACTTTTATTACTGCCGGCAAAAGAGTCCGCAAAGGAGTCGTCTAAAACATTTGCAACAGCCATACTTGTCAAGTTACCCAAACAAATCAATGATGACATGAAAAACTTTTGTAATGCTCAATTACCCAAgcaggaagagaaaaaataa
- the LOC139819075 gene encoding gephyrin-like isoform X1, which produces MVINFEIIMVHEQDATKIDIDYNVENVLVSIPNAQIYDVTEADPVETDIMEKLLCACDENNSDVILIIGNIEPAKRQVVTDAVRNFSDSKQLSENVVLSLSKLETKLNDNLSHKAVCGVRNQSLIIDLTGSNKNQIECLAAAADTMMEVIHLICTDQDENVPLHDVEEAKSAIKRRKKSTSPLVLSPNASTIKRHKESFPMISLQDALLKIREVIMESVEEATCEIVQLSDAYGRILFETVKAAYDLPPFKTSTKHGYAVLAADGKGLRKVLNVENTFPSISLEPGKCVWVKSGSPIPDGATAVVQVKDTKPVKISDDTYVEIMIEPGYEQNIRPIGDDLMKGTVVAIQNARIGPKEIALLAASGRKDVRVTKRISTGVLSIGSNLEEPGEEPLKPGFVYDVNRITLISLLKEKEFYSLDFGIVDNKLTPIQNKIEEALKKVDLLVTTGSTNDRDLLKTVLEKCFKADIHFGMFLSYILITKYIRRETCLLLTNTKCISSGNINIKPGKSTIFATCEINDKTKFVLCLSGNPTSAFISAQMFLIPLVNELHYSCAGEQVTLSACMKNQYTLHSRPRAAWTILEWNQDEEYPSAFSRGNAISDKLVSATGANALLLLPAKESAKESSKTFATAILVKLPKQINDDMKNFCNAQLPKQEEKK; this is translated from the exons ATGGTCATCAACTTTGAGATTATAATGG TACATGAACAGGACGCAacaaaaatagatatagattATAACGTTGAAAATGTGCTAGTATCTATACCTAATGCACAAATATATGACGTGACAGAGGCTGATCCTGTTGAGACTGATATAATG GAAAAGCTACTTTGTGCGTGCGATGAAAATAACAGTGACGTTATTCTCATTATCGGTAACATCGAACCTGCAAAAAGACAAGTTGTAACTGATGCGGTTAGAAATTTTAGCGATAGCAAGCAACTTTCTGAAAACGTAGTACTATCGTTATCAAAGCTAGAAACGAAACTGAACGATAATTTGTCtcataa AGCTGTATGTGGAGTACGAAATCAGTCGCTAATCATTGATTTAACTGGCTCAAACAAAAATCAAATAGAATGCCTCGCTGCAGCTGCAGATACGATGATGGAGGTCATACATTTGATATGTACGGATCAAGATGAAAACGTGCCGCTACATGACGTT GAAGAGGCTAAGAGTGCCATCAAGCGCCGTAAAAAATCCACTTCTCCGCTTGTATTATCTCCT AACGCAAGCACAATCAAACGCCATAAGGAATCATTTCCTATGATTTCTTTGCAAGATGCACTGCTCAAGATTCGTGAAGTAATAATGGAAAGTGTAGAGGAAGCAACTTGTGAAATAGTGCAACTAAGTGATGCTTATGGCAGAATATTGTTCGAAACTGTAAAAGCCGCTTATGACTTGCCACCATTTAAAACTTCCACTAAACACGGATATGCAGTACTGGCAGCTGATGGAAAAGGCTTAAGGAAGGTGCTGAACGTAGAAAATACA TTCCCTTCGATATCGCTTGAACCTGGGAAATGCGTGTGGGTGAAAAGCGGATCGCCTATTCCCGATG GAGCAACAGCGGTTGTACAAGTGAAGGATACAAAGCCAGTAAAAATCAGCGACGACACGTATGTTGAGATAATGATTGAACCAGGATACGAACAAAATATCAG ACCTATTGGGGACGACTTAATGAAGGGAACAGTTGTCGCAATTCAAAACGCGCGTATTGGCCCAAAGGAGATAGCACTTTTGGCAGCTTCCGGTCGCAAAGATGTCCGAGTCACTAAACGTATATCCACAGGTGTGTTGTCTATTGGAAGCAACTTAGAAGAACCTGGAGAAGAACCTTTGAAACCAGGATTTGTCTATGATGTTAACCGAATAACTCTAATTTCGCTACTAAAAGAGAAGGAGTTCTATTCTTTAGATTTCGGAATAGTGGATAATAA attGACGCCTATACAGAATAAAATCGAAGaagctttaaaaaaagtagATTTACTTGTGACGACAGGCTCGACTAATGATAGAGATTTATTGAAAACCGTTTTGGAGAAATGTTTTAAAGCCGATATACATTTCGGTATGtttctttcttatatcttAATTACCAAATATATCAGAAGAGAAACATGCCTCTTGCTTACAAACACAAAATGCATTTCTTcaggaaatataaatataaaaccgGGAAAATCGACAATATTTGCAACGTGCGAGATCAATGACAAGACGAAGTTTGTGTTATGCTTGTCGGGAAATCCGACATCCGCTTTCATTAGCGCGCAAATGTTCCTTATCCCGTTGGTGAACGAGTTACACTACAGTTGTGCTGGGGAACAGGTCACATTATCAGCTTGC ATGAAAAATCAGTATACCTTGCATAGTCGTCCTAGAGCTGCGTGGACGATTTTGGAATGGAACCAAGACGAAGAATACCCCTCGGCTTTCAGCAGGGGAAATGCCATCAGTGATAAACTAGTTAGTGCCACAGGTGCTAACGCACTTTTATTACTGCCGGCAAAAGAGTCCGCAAAGGAGTCGTCTAAAACATTTGCAACAGCCATACTTGTCAAGTTACCCAAACAAATCAATGATGACATGAAAAACTTTTGTAATGCTCAATTACCCAAgcaggaagagaaaaaataa
- the LOC139819192 gene encoding gephyrin-like produces the protein MTNIEKKLEEIMRHRTRCGIRNKTLFINLSGTHEDREKCMAAISDILMNAMHLVGKRETQHFSLSDIASSASRDNDFPEQNMNNNPNNFHKELFPTIPLEDALKILNKVAQAGMDKINHESVKIKDAYGRILCEDVHPNCPVPPFRTSCKHGYAVSVKDGKGLRRVQEGENGFPPLPLQPGTCVWVNSGEPIPEGATAVVQVKDTKPLEGTPNGDSKYIEIMIKPQHGQNIKPIGFDICGKKKNIIQKKSTRIGPEEIGILAASGCKKVIVAKRLSIGVLSIGDNLQEPGEPLQPGFTYDINRITLISLLKHNGYSSLDFGIVNDKFSPIREKIEKALKKVDILVTTGSINDKDLLKNILMNYFKADVHFGNVNMKPGKSTTLASCKIKSKIKSKINYETKYFLCLSGNPMSALTAAHIFLLPFVKKLHCNANTEPAAIPTQTDASFLLHHRPRLAWTCLRFNEKNIEKALNMGNFYKDRLCNMTDSNALLVLPERKQELLSSTENIPALLIDYPKSFDCPLLYEMRPNNRVTNNALSLMFEMVKVSPS, from the exons ATGAcaaacatagaaaaaaaactggAGGAGATTATGCGTCACAg AACTAGATGTGGAATACGCAATAAAACGTTATTCATAAATTTGTCTGGCACACACGaagatagagaaaaatgtatGGCAGCTATTTcagatatattaatgaatgCGATGCATTTGGTGGGTAAACGAGAAACTCAACATTTTTCACTTTCTGATATTGCATCATCTGCAAGCAGAGATAATGATTTTCCAGAGCAG aataTGAACAATAATCCAAACAATTTCCATAAGGAATTGTTTCCCACAATTCCTTTAGAAGATGCATTGAAGATATTGAATAAGGTAGCACAAGCAGGGAtggataaaataaatcatgaaTCGGTGAAGATAAAGGATGCTTATGGCAGAATACTATGTGAAGACGTACATCCGAATTGTCCCGTGCCACCATTTAGAACTTCCTGTAAGCATGGGTACGCAGTGTCGGTAAAAGATGGAAAAGGATTGAGAAGAGTGCAGGAAGGAGAAAATGGA TTTCCTCCGCTTCCGCTTCAACCTGGAACATGCGTATGGGTAAACAGTGGAGAGCCTATTCCCGaag GGGCAACAGCGGTTGTACAAGTGAAGGATACAAAGCCATTAGAAGGAACCCCGAACGGCGACAGCAAGTATATTGAGATAATGATTAAACCACAACACGGACAAAACATTAA acCTATAGGTTTCGACATATGtggcaaaaaaaagaatattattcaaaagaaaTCTACACGTATTGGCCCAGAGGAAATAGGAATCTTGGCAGCTTCCGGGTGCAAAAAAGTTATAGTCGCTAAACGGTTGTCTATAGGTGTGTTATCCATCGGCGATAACTTACAAGAACCTGGAGAACCTTTACAACCAGGATTTACTTACGATATTAACagaataactttaatctcattattaaaacataatggCTACTCTTCTTTGGATTTCGGAATTGTGAATGATAA ATTTTCGCCTATTCGGGAGAAAATCGAgaaagctttaaaaaaagtagATATACTTGTGACGACAGGCTCTATTAATGATAAGGATTTATTGAAgaacattttaatgaattactTTAAAGCTGATGTACATTTtg GTAATGTAAATATGAAACCAGGGAAATCAACGACACTAGCAAGTTGCAAGATTAAGTCTAAGATTAAGTCTAAGATCAATTACGAGACAAAGTATTTCTTATGTTTGTCGGGAAATCCGATGTCCGCTTTGACTGCCGCGCATATATTCCTTTTGCCCTTTGTGAAAAAGTTGCATTGCAATGCAAATACAGAACCTGCTGCAATACCAACTCAG ACAGACGCCTCATTTCTTTTACATCATCGTCCTAGATTAGCATGGACATGTTTACGGTTCAATGAAAAAAACATCGAAAAAGCTTTAAACATGGGTAATTTCTACAAGGATAGACTATGTAATATGACAGATTCAAACGCACTTTTAGTGTTACCGGAGAGAAAGCAAGAGCTATTATCTAGTACCGAAAATATACCAGCGTTACTTATCGACTATCCCAAAAGTTTCGATTGTCCATTACTTTATGAGATGCGTCCAAATAATAGAGTAACTAATAACGCTTTATCACTTATGTTTGAAATGGTAAAAGTCTCACCatcttaa